A window of the Lolium perenne isolate Kyuss_39 chromosome 7, Kyuss_2.0, whole genome shotgun sequence genome harbors these coding sequences:
- the LOC127301657 gene encoding uncharacterized protein produces the protein MPGAIAACFRCAPAAAPLASGSAAGPSLATSVYETHLGLVALSWSRTSFGLSLRAVLRLSSPPTPSSSGAVYFGEDPDEDTLAFRVRPWLLWRRRGSRRFSDGDRRVDLAWDLTRARFPSSGSPEPSSGFFVAVVVDGEMVLAAGDLPDRAYRRTRARPPPGPRSALLSRREHVVMRDTGYGRGHRTCVNVRGKEREISVDLVSRCRGKDSVSRDNDRADVGMSVSLDGERVLHVRRLRWKFRGTERVDLGDGDQVQVSWDLHKWLFPPREPPPADAAAHAVFVFRFEPGCGGEEPQAEEGRLHKNASRTSTSTWRDYFQRWGQRDWSGTLSKGEREKKGRGRKLAMASSSSSVSVASSAASWASSSTVMDWASPEEAEMQRGDGLSLLIYAWKS, from the coding sequence ATGCCCGGCGCGATCGCGGCGTGCTTCCGCTgcgcgccggcagcagcgcctctCGCCTCCGGGTCGGCGGCGGGGCCCAGCCTGGCCACCTCCGTCTACGAGACCCATCTCGGCCTCGTCGCGCTCTCCTGGTCGCGCACCTCCTTCGGCCTCTCGCTCCGCGCCGTCCTCCGCCTGTCGTCGCCGCCGACCCCATCGTCCTCCGGCGCCGTATACTTCGGTGAGGACCCAGACGAAGACACGCTCGCCTTCCGCGTCCGCCCCTGGCTGCTCTGGCGCCGCCGCGGGTCCAGGCGGTTCAGCGACGGCGACCGCCGCGTCGACCTGGCGTGGGACCTCACGCGCGCTCGCTTCCCGAGCTCCGGGTCCCCGGAGCCATCCTCGGGGTTCTTCGTCGCCGTCGTAGTCGACGGCGAGATGGTCCTGGCCGCCGGGGACTTACCAGACAGGGCTTACCGCAGGACCCGGGCCCGGCCCCCGCCTGGCCCGCGCTCTGCGCTGCTGTCCCGGCGCGAGCACGTGGTCATGCGGGACACCGGCTACGGCCGCGGCCACAGAACCTGCGTGAACGTCCGGGGCAAGGAGCGGGAGatctccgtggatctggtgtcccGCTGCCGCGGCAAGGACAGCGTCAGCAGGGACAACGATAGGGCGGACGTCGGCATGTCCGTCTCCCTCGACGGCGAGCGCGTGCTCCACGTCCGACGACTTCGCTGGAAGTTCCGTGGCACCGAGCGAGTCGACCTGGGCGACGGCGACCAGGTCCAGGTCTCCTGGGATCTCCACAAGTGGCTCTTCCCCCCGCGTGAACCGCCCCCCGCGGACGCCGCTGCGCACGCGGTGTTCGTCTTCCGTTTCGAGCCCGGCTGCGGTGGCGAGGAGCCCCAAGCCGAGGAGGGCCGGCTCCACAAGAATGCGTCGAGGACAAGCACCAGCACTTGGAGAGACTACTTTCAGCGGTGGGGGCAAAGGGACTGGAGCGGCACCCTcagcaagggagagagggagaagaaggGGAGAGGGCGGAAGCTGGCcatggcgagctcctcgtcgtcgGTGTCCGTGGCGTCGTCAGCGGCGTCCTGGGCAAGCAGCTCGACGGTGATGGACTGGGCTAGCCCCGAGGAGGCCGAAATGCAGCGGGGAGACGGCTTATCGCTCCTCATCTACGCATGGAAGAGCTAG